The sequence tattctGATTTGAAAGGATACTATAATAACGTACTTTTCAATATAtgttacatattatatataccttaaaattaaatatataaataaatatatatatatatatatatatatatatatatgtatgataaGTATTTAggctatttatatatatacatttgtgTATATacgataaagaaaaaaaaaaaaaaaaatatatatatatatatatatatatatatatatatttttaataaaaacaaaacaaatatattaagtatattttatacatattattattattattatatagttttacatttaaaaaaatgaaaaaaattttcaCATGATGAACCTTGgtttcgtttttttttttcttttttttttttttatatatctccATGAATATGTATCTATTAGGTaggattatttatattatatgtttatatatccttaaaaaattaaataaacaaataaatgaataaataaataaataaataaataaatatatatatatatatatatatatatatatatatatatatatatataataaaaattaaaatgttatgatatataatatgattatatatataatatacaatggTATATTATTCTTTCTGTCTAGATAAGTTCTTGTAAGCCTTTTCAAATTCTTCATACAATtctatgaataaaaaaaaaataaaataataaaataataaaatatataaataaatataaatataaataaataaatatatatatatatatatatacatatatatgtgtacccTTTCCTTTAAGTACGTtttgtaattataatatgttacCTTGGCTTACTGGTTTACCATCCTTATAAATTGTTTCCCTTATATGCATTTTACTTCGTTCTAAGGCTATATCGGAATATGGGTCCTTCAAACATCTTTTGAAATTAGAacagataataaaaaaaaatatatgcatatttatATGGTAACATTgg is a genomic window of Plasmodium falciparum 3D7 genome assembly, chromosome: 7 containing:
- a CDS encoding ATP synthase subunit epsilon, mitochondrial, putative, whose protein sequence is MWKAANVSYTRYASEMADILRKCLKDPYSDIALERSKMHIRETIYKDGKPVSQELYEEFEKAYKNLSRQKE